Sequence from the Sphingobacteriaceae bacterium GW460-11-11-14-LB5 genome:
GAAATGGAAGACCAGCGCTTAAAGATTATTCGATTTGGGAGGTTTTTATCACAGATTTCACCGGATAATGGTAGGATATCTAAAAAGCAAAAGCGCCGGCATCGCGCTGGCGCTCTTGGTATCATTAACTAAACTAAATCAACGCACTGCTTCTCGCAGTTGTTTCATTCGTTAAACAAATATCTGTCGCATTGACAATTAAAACGAAGGTGGCTGGTAAATACGGAAAATGTCCTGTTGAATAACTTTTTGCGGAATTTAATTCTGTTGGTAGTTTTAATTATACTTTTTGCCAAAATTTTGTTCTTTTTTTGTGCTCCGCTTAAGGGTTTAACAGAGAGTATTTATATATTTGGATATTCATTATAAACTAAGCCTAGAAAAGAGATAAATAGACTAACCACTATAATGGAATTATACACCCCTGACCAAACAGACAGAGATATTTTAACACTATTACAAAAAGATGCAAGGCTAACCTATAAGGAACTGGCTGCGATGCTGCATTTGTCAAAATCGCCCATTCAGGAACGTGTAAAACGCTTAGAACGTTTAGGATTCATTTCTTCGGTAGTGGCATTAATCGATCCGAATAAATTTGAGAACTGCATGATATCCTATTTGCAGGTTCAGCTTACCAACCATTCTGTTAATACCTTCAGGTTATTTCAGCAGGAGGTAAGTAAACTCGATGAAGTACTGGAATGTTACCATACTACAGGAGGGTTTGATTTTATGCTAAAGGTTGTGGCAAGAAATATGATCGCTTATAACGATTTTTTAATTAATAAGTTTGGTCGTTTGGATAATATAGGTACACTTAACAGCTCGCTTGTAATTACGCAGGCAAAACGCGAAACCGCTTTACCTGTATAGCAAGAGCATTAAATTTATAAATTAAAAAAGCACCGTGGATTTAAATCCATGGTGCTTTTCTGCTTTATTTTGTAGGTTATATCGCTACATTGATCTGTACATTGATATTGCCACGGGTAGCTTTAGAGTATGGACAGGTTTGGTGCGCAGCTTCAACTACTGTTTTGGCTTCTTCGTAAGTAAGTCCGGGTAAAATTACATTTAATCTTGCCTGAAGGCTAAAGCCGCTGTCGGCCAAAGCCAGATCAACTTCTGCATCAATTGCCGCATCTGCTGGAAGGGCAATTTTAAGTTGAGGTGCATTATGTTTCATTGCGCCAATAAAACATGCAGCCCAGCCTGCAGCAAATAACTGCTCAGGATTTGTTCCTTTTCCTGCACTGCCAGGAGATGACAATGCGGTATCAAGCAAACCATCGCTACTTTTGGCAAAGCCCTCACGGCCACCGCTTACATGAACTTTTCCGGTATAAAGTACTTTGTTGATAACTACATTTAAAGTATTTGTCGATTCAATTGCATTTTGATTTTCCATTTTTTTGAAATTTTATTGTGAATATTTGAATTTTTAAGATGATTAGTTTTTATCAGGCCATCATAGCTGCCTGTATAATGGCGTCTGCGAATGCCTGGGGTGCTTCCTGAGGAAGATTATGTCCAATGCCGCCATCGAGATTGTGGTGTGCATATTTGCCCGTAAACTTAGCTGCATAATTAGCAGGATTACCATGTGGGGCACCATTGGCATCACCTTCGAGCGTAATGGTCGGAACGGTTATAACTGGAAATGTGGCTAGTATTTTTTCGTATTTATCATATTGTGCTTCCCCTTCTGCAAGCCCCAATCTCCACCGGTAATTATGGATGACAATGGCAACATGATCTGGATTATCGAGTTCAACTGCTGATTTTTCGAAAATGG
This genomic interval carries:
- a CDS encoding peroxiredoxin; amino-acid sequence: MENQNAIESTNTLNVVINKVLYTGKVHVSGGREGFAKSSDGLLDTALSSPGSAGKGTNPEQLFAAGWAACFIGAMKHNAPQLKIALPADAAIDAEVDLALADSGFSLQARLNVILPGLTYEEAKTVVEAAHQTCPYSKATRGNINVQINVAI